A single region of the Dissulfuribacter thermophilus genome encodes:
- a CDS encoding uracil-DNA glycosylase: protein MNNNPILNWLKYQKEKGVSYIARSEGIERLFNDLKLLKLEIETCTRCPLYKVRNHAVFGEGPLNASLIIVGEAPGREEDIEGRPFCGPSGELLDRMLKAIHLSREEIFITSVVKCRPPQNRAPLSKEIKACIPYLETQIKSIRPKAILALGEVAGKALTKANLPVKELRGKIHPTDHGQIIVTYHPAYILRFSGSQQEKAIKKAAWEDLQLLEKVLSGD from the coding sequence ATGAATAACAATCCAATATTAAATTGGCTCAAATATCAAAAGGAAAAGGGTGTCTCATATATTGCACGATCAGAAGGTATAGAGAGGCTTTTCAATGATCTCAAACTTCTTAAATTAGAAATAGAGACATGTACAAGGTGCCCCCTTTATAAGGTACGAAATCACGCAGTCTTTGGTGAAGGCCCTCTCAATGCCAGTCTTATAATAGTTGGGGAGGCCCCAGGACGAGAAGAGGACATAGAAGGACGGCCATTTTGTGGCCCAAGCGGAGAACTGCTAGATAGGATGCTCAAGGCAATCCACCTATCAAGAGAGGAAATTTTCATAACAAGTGTGGTAAAGTGCCGCCCTCCCCAGAACAGAGCGCCCCTTTCAAAGGAAATTAAGGCCTGTATCCCGTACCTTGAAACGCAAATTAAATCGATAAGACCCAAGGCCATACTTGCCTTGGGCGAAGTAGCAGGAAAGGCCCTTACAAAAGCGAATCTCCCGGTAAAAGAGCTCAGAGGCAAGATTCATCCCACAGACCACGGCCAAATAATAGTCACCTATCATCCTGCTTATATATTGAGGTTCAGTGGTTCACAACAGGAAAAAGCCATAAAAAAGGCTGCATGGGAAGATTTACAGCTCTTGGAGAAAGTGCTTTCAGGAGATTGA
- the lysS gene encoding lysine--tRNA ligase: MSETSKVIKDRWQKLEELEANGVEAYPNRLPRPEKISAITLVYGDYANEELEGLKQEFLVAGRIIGLRRFGKAAFFHIKDESGKIQVHARKDLLGEAYKLFKKFDIGDIVQVKGPLFRTKTGELTISCTEIRLVTKNLRPLPEKYHGLKDKELRYRQRYVDLIVNEEVKETFRKRAKIIQVVRHYFLSNGFLEVETPMMQPIVGGATARPFVTHHNALGIDLYLRIAPELYLKRLLVGGFEKVFELNRNFRNEGISLQHNPEFTMLEFYEAYSTYEDLIVRTEELFSLIAKELYCKTKIEYQGQEIDLTPPWKRLTLKDSLIEVGGLSEEELNDKEALMNRLEALGAPKKEGEPLGKLWTKLFDLLVEPKLIQPTFITHYPTDVSPLARRNQDDPSVTDRFELFIAGREMANAFSELNDPRDQKARFEEQVANRGDDEEIPPEVDYDYIRALEVGMPPAAGEGIGIDRLVMLFTNSPSIRDVILFPQLRPEHS; encoded by the coding sequence TTGAGTGAAACAAGTAAGGTTATAAAGGATCGCTGGCAAAAATTAGAAGAGCTTGAGGCAAACGGGGTAGAGGCCTATCCCAACAGGCTTCCTAGGCCAGAAAAGATTAGCGCCATCACTCTGGTCTACGGAGACTATGCAAATGAAGAGCTTGAAGGACTCAAGCAGGAGTTTCTGGTTGCAGGGAGAATTATTGGGCTTAGACGCTTTGGAAAGGCTGCCTTTTTTCATATAAAAGATGAGAGTGGAAAGATCCAAGTTCATGCCAGAAAAGACCTGCTTGGGGAGGCATACAAGCTTTTTAAGAAGTTTGATATTGGTGACATAGTTCAGGTAAAAGGCCCGCTATTTAGGACCAAGACTGGAGAGCTTACTATATCTTGTACGGAAATCAGGCTTGTCACCAAGAATCTGCGGCCACTTCCAGAGAAATATCATGGTCTTAAAGACAAAGAGCTTAGGTACAGGCAACGCTATGTGGATCTCATCGTAAACGAAGAGGTAAAAGAGACCTTTAGAAAGAGAGCAAAGATTATCCAGGTGGTGAGGCATTACTTTTTGTCTAATGGCTTCCTTGAGGTTGAGACCCCAATGATGCAGCCCATTGTCGGAGGGGCCACAGCAAGGCCATTTGTAACCCATCACAATGCCCTTGGTATTGATCTCTACCTCAGAATTGCTCCAGAATTATACCTGAAAAGACTTTTAGTAGGTGGATTTGAAAAGGTATTTGAACTCAATAGAAATTTTAGAAATGAAGGCATTAGTCTGCAGCACAATCCAGAGTTTACCATGTTGGAATTCTATGAGGCCTACAGCACCTATGAAGACTTGATAGTTCGAACAGAGGAACTGTTTTCACTGATTGCAAAGGAATTGTACTGTAAGACAAAGATTGAATACCAGGGACAAGAGATTGATCTCACTCCACCTTGGAAGCGGCTTACCTTAAAAGATTCTCTTATTGAGGTTGGTGGCCTGTCCGAAGAGGAACTCAATGACAAAGAGGCCTTGATGAATCGTCTGGAAGCACTTGGGGCACCTAAAAAGGAAGGGGAACCGCTAGGAAAACTATGGACAAAACTATTTGATCTCCTTGTTGAACCAAAGCTCATTCAACCTACTTTTATTACCCATTATCCAACGGACGTGTCACCGCTTGCCCGTAGAAACCAGGATGATCCAAGCGTGACAGACCGGTTTGAGCTTTTTATCGCTGGAAGGGAGATGGCCAATGCCTTTTCAGAACTAAATGATCCTAGGGACCAGAAGGCACGATTTGAAGAACAGGTGGCCAATAGGGGAGATGATGAGGAAATACCCCCGGAAGTTGACTATGACTATATACGTGCGCTTGAGGTAGGGATGCCTCCGGCGGCAGGTGAGGGCATTGGGATCGACAGGTTGGTAATGCTATTTACCAATTCTCCATCTATCAGAGATGTGATCCTGTTCCCGCAACTAAGGCCTGAGCACTCATGA
- a CDS encoding transposase: MPRIPRLLVQGEEAVYHVISRTALEGFVLEPEEKQYLLFLMQWLSRVFFVEVYGFCIMDNHFHMLLKIRPQDHYSDEDVLKRARLYYRYMETKKKVNIHEIDRFRKKFSGLSEYVKEIKQRFSRYYNKKHGRRGYFWGERFKSVLIEEGESLLNCLAYIELNPVRAGIVERPEDYRWCSLGYHVQSGNRGGFLSTELCLKEFCNSGGSRDWLRLLREYVYEKGGIKNNKGKEMKKAILDEERKRMYRLPRHELFLKRIRYFTDSGILGSKAFVRRWYKEFRDYFTSKDKIPKKIPGICGMYSLKRLQT, translated from the coding sequence ATGCCTAGGATTCCAAGATTATTGGTCCAGGGTGAAGAGGCAGTCTATCATGTAATTTCTAGGACTGCCTTAGAAGGCTTTGTGTTGGAGCCGGAGGAAAAGCAATATCTGCTCTTTTTAATGCAGTGGCTATCCAGAGTATTCTTCGTAGAAGTTTACGGTTTTTGCATTATGGATAACCACTTTCACATGCTACTCAAGATTCGACCTCAAGATCATTATTCTGATGAAGATGTCCTAAAAAGGGCAAGGCTCTACTATAGGTACATGGAGACAAAGAAAAAAGTAAATATCCATGAAATAGATAGATTCAGAAAAAAATTCTCTGGGCTTTCAGAGTACGTAAAGGAGATTAAACAAAGGTTTTCCAGATATTACAACAAGAAGCACGGCAGAAGAGGATATTTTTGGGGAGAGAGGTTTAAGAGTGTACTCATTGAAGAGGGAGAGTCATTGTTGAATTGTCTGGCCTATATAGAGCTAAACCCAGTAAGGGCCGGCATAGTAGAAAGGCCAGAGGACTACAGATGGTGTTCGTTAGGGTATCATGTTCAGTCTGGAAATAGAGGTGGATTCCTCTCTACAGAATTGTGTTTAAAGGAATTTTGTAATAGTGGAGGCTCAAGAGATTGGTTAAGACTACTTCGGGAATATGTTTATGAAAAGGGAGGTATAAAAAACAATAAGGGAAAAGAGATGAAAAAAGCGATATTAGATGAAGAGAGGAAAAGGATGTATCGCCTCCCAAGGCATGAACTCTTTTTAAAAAGAATACGCTACTTTACCGATTCTGGTATCTTGGGCTCAAAGGCCTTTGTCAGAAGGTGGTATAAAGAATTTAGAGACTACTTCACATCAAAAGACAAAATTCCCAAAAAGATACCTGGAATTTGCGGAATGTATTCACTAAAGAGGCTTCAAACATAA
- a CDS encoding lipoprotein-releasing ABC transporter permease subunit — protein MNMHLPFEWFVALRYLFSKRKHTFISLITVISMIGVFVGVMALIVVIAVMEGFQSHLKEKFLGINAHIVVRNYNGAFDDTPRLREKILSTSLEQGWSRAKITSITPMCFIQGLLSSNRGVSGALIRGVDPKTVGSVLDIGKVVEGEGLDALGNNSSKIPPLLAGEELLKNLGIGVGEELQIVLPSGTITPFGFMPKIRDFKVIGKISTGMYDYDSSVAFISLRDAQELLGLKNKIHAYELRVSNVDRADAIAETLQRRLGFPFWTMDWKRMSRNLFAALRLEKIAMFVVLTLIILVAAFNIVSTLFMLVMEKREDIAILKAMGATDSQILRIFVYTGFSVGLFGTVFGVIGGVGLCELLKKYQFIKIPKEVYFTDSLPILLDWTDVVVIAVSALVLSLLATIYPARQAAKINPSEALRLG, from the coding sequence ATGAACATGCATTTGCCATTTGAGTGGTTTGTTGCTCTAAGGTATTTATTTTCTAAGAGAAAGCATACGTTTATTTCTCTTATTACAGTTATTTCTATGATTGGTGTGTTCGTGGGGGTAATGGCCCTTATTGTGGTCATTGCTGTAATGGAGGGGTTTCAATCCCATCTAAAAGAAAAGTTTCTGGGGATAAATGCCCATATAGTTGTTAGGAACTACAATGGTGCATTTGATGACACTCCAAGATTAAGGGAAAAGATTTTATCCACCTCCTTAGAGCAAGGATGGAGTAGGGCAAAGATTACATCCATTACCCCCATGTGTTTTATTCAGGGACTACTAAGTTCTAATAGGGGCGTCAGTGGCGCCTTGATTAGAGGCGTTGACCCGAAAACAGTGGGATCAGTGCTGGATATTGGCAAAGTCGTGGAAGGTGAGGGCTTGGATGCCCTAGGAAACAATTCTTCAAAGATCCCCCCTTTGCTTGCTGGAGAGGAATTGCTCAAAAATCTTGGAATAGGAGTAGGCGAGGAACTTCAGATCGTCCTTCCCAGTGGGACTATAACACCCTTTGGGTTTATGCCTAAAATCAGAGACTTCAAGGTAATAGGAAAGATTTCTACTGGGATGTATGATTATGATTCGTCAGTAGCCTTTATATCCCTTCGCGATGCACAGGAACTCCTCGGATTAAAGAATAAGATACACGCCTATGAGCTCAGGGTATCCAATGTGGATCGAGCTGATGCCATTGCAGAAACGCTCCAGAGACGTCTTGGATTTCCTTTTTGGACCATGGACTGGAAGAGGATGAGCAGAAATCTGTTTGCAGCCCTTAGGCTAGAGAAGATAGCTATGTTTGTTGTGCTCACCCTTATCATACTTGTTGCCGCATTCAATATTGTAAGTACCCTATTCATGCTTGTTATGGAAAAAAGAGAAGATATAGCGATCCTCAAGGCAATGGGTGCAACAGATTCTCAGATTCTCAGGATTTTTGTTTATACTGGATTCTCAGTGGGACTATTTGGTACTGTTTTTGGCGTAATAGGAGGAGTTGGACTCTGTGAGCTACTTAAAAAATATCAATTCATCAAGATACCAAAGGAGGTGTACTTTACTGATTCACTTCCAATACTCCTAGACTGGACAGATGTAGTTGTGATAGCTGTTAGTGCATTAGTGTTATCACTTCTGGCTACTATTTATCCTGCAAGGCAGGCGGCAAAAATTAATCCATCAGAGGCCTTGAGACTTGGCTGA
- a CDS encoding dicarboxylate/amino acid:cation symporter: MADAKKIIIALILGLALGALSAEIPQPLSGYLFETYSFFGSLFLNALKMIIVPLVASSIITGIAGIGGARDLRGLSLKTFSYYMVTSLVAVITGLILVNLLTPGEIQGKSLTTILELKEFAGGTGIVEEKVGAAGFKSVLNVFLEMVPPNIIKAAAEGQMLGIISFSLLFGLFIPRIGHEYSEILFKFVRGVHEIMMAITELVMKFAPLGILCLVAKVVTEAGGSNIVELLKGLGLFALTVFLGLFIHVFFTLFLTIRHIAKASPLSHFRAMAPALVTAFSTASSSATLPITMECLEKRLGVSERITGFVIPLGATINMDGTALYECVAALFIAQALGFEMSFLSQFVVVWTALLTSIGVAGIPAASLVAIAIILKAVGLPVEAMAIILPVDRLLDMLRTSVNVFSDSVGALIVSKFEERQGT, from the coding sequence TTGGCTGATGCAAAGAAAATCATAATAGCACTGATTTTGGGGTTGGCCCTTGGGGCCTTATCTGCAGAGATCCCCCAGCCTTTAAGTGGTTATTTATTTGAGACTTATAGTTTTTTTGGTTCCCTTTTCTTGAACGCCCTTAAGATGATAATAGTTCCATTGGTTGCCTCATCTATTATTACAGGCATTGCTGGAATTGGGGGGGCGAGAGATCTTAGAGGACTTAGTCTTAAAACCTTTTCCTATTATATGGTTACGAGCCTTGTGGCGGTCATAACTGGTCTTATTCTGGTCAACCTCTTAACTCCAGGTGAGATACAGGGAAAATCTTTGACGACTATTTTAGAGTTAAAAGAGTTCGCCGGAGGGACTGGAATTGTAGAAGAGAAGGTTGGAGCGGCAGGGTTTAAGTCAGTATTGAATGTATTTCTCGAGATGGTTCCGCCGAATATTATAAAGGCAGCAGCTGAAGGACAGATGCTCGGCATAATAAGTTTTAGCCTTCTTTTTGGACTTTTTATCCCAAGAATAGGTCATGAGTATTCAGAAATACTTTTTAAATTTGTTCGTGGCGTTCATGAGATAATGATGGCCATTACAGAGCTTGTAATGAAGTTTGCGCCGTTAGGGATATTGTGCCTTGTGGCAAAGGTGGTAACGGAAGCTGGAGGGAGTAATATCGTTGAGCTCTTAAAGGGACTTGGCTTATTTGCCTTAACTGTCTTCCTAGGGCTTTTCATTCATGTGTTCTTTACGCTCTTTTTGACTATACGCCACATAGCAAAAGCCAGCCCATTAAGTCACTTTAGGGCCATGGCTCCAGCCCTTGTGACTGCTTTTTCCACTGCGAGTTCATCGGCAACGCTCCCCATTACAATGGAATGTCTTGAAAAGCGCCTTGGAGTGAGTGAAAGGATTACAGGTTTCGTAATTCCCCTTGGGGCTACCATTAATATGGATGGCACAGCACTTTATGAGTGTGTAGCTGCGCTTTTCATAGCCCAGGCCCTTGGTTTTGAGATGAGTTTTCTTAGTCAATTTGTGGTGGTTTGGACTGCTCTTTTGACCTCAATTGGGGTAGCAGGGATTCCAGCTGCAAGTTTGGTTGCAATTGCCATCATCTTAAAGGCCGTGGGGCTGCCAGTTGAAGCCATGGCAATTATTTTGCCAGTTGATAGATTGCTTGATATGCTTCGGACATCTGTAAATGTATTTAGTGACTCCGTAGGTGCACTGATTGTCTCCAAATTTGAAGAAAGGCAAGGGACTTAA
- a CDS encoding NfeD family protein, giving the protein MRGHSSKAVFSVTLLICVLINCLSAGRCLAVKSTEYKIKKIFMLKLSGSINPGSKEVFIRAIEQADATPSSLLVILLNTPGGLVTTLREMVQAMMDSEAPIAVFVYPPGAQAASAGTILTMAAHIAAMAPGTNIGAAHPVSIGVPQTDSKKDTMSEKAENDIAAMARSIAQEMGRNATWAERAVRKSVSATAKEALELGVVDLICKDLEDLLKSIDGRTVRLKGKSLKLSLDSPIIEEISPTFREKVLNVIADPNVAYILMMIGIAGLYFELAQPGAIFPGAIGAVSLLLGLYALQALPVSAVGLLLIVLGTVLFVLELLIVSQGILGLFGFISLVLGSLMLFKTDEGALGISLSVLVPTLLGVGSMLFAIVFVAAKATLSRPKSGKEALIGEKGVIKKKIADNECLVYLHGELWRATCDQEIREGQEVVVTGIDGLRLKVK; this is encoded by the coding sequence ATGAGAGGTCATAGCTCTAAGGCGGTGTTTTCAGTTACTCTTTTGATCTGTGTGCTCATAAACTGTCTGAGCGCAGGTCGCTGCCTGGCCGTAAAATCAACTGAATATAAGATTAAAAAAATTTTTATGCTTAAACTCTCAGGATCCATAAATCCAGGATCTAAAGAGGTATTCATCCGAGCCATTGAACAGGCTGATGCCACTCCGTCATCCCTTTTGGTCATACTCTTAAATACACCTGGAGGACTGGTGACGACCCTAAGAGAAATGGTTCAGGCCATGATGGACTCCGAGGCCCCCATTGCTGTATTCGTATACCCTCCTGGCGCCCAGGCAGCATCAGCAGGTACAATATTGACCATGGCCGCCCATATTGCTGCCATGGCTCCAGGGACAAATATTGGAGCTGCCCATCCCGTATCCATTGGTGTGCCCCAAACCGACTCCAAAAAAGATACAATGAGTGAAAAAGCGGAAAACGATATCGCTGCAATGGCAAGGAGTATTGCACAAGAAATGGGACGAAACGCCACTTGGGCAGAACGTGCAGTTAGAAAAAGTGTTTCCGCCACTGCAAAAGAGGCACTTGAGCTAGGAGTCGTTGATTTAATTTGTAAAGATCTTGAGGACCTTTTAAAATCTATAGATGGCAGAACCGTCAGGCTAAAAGGTAAGAGCTTAAAATTATCCCTGGATTCACCTATAATAGAAGAAATTAGTCCTACCTTCCGTGAAAAGGTATTGAATGTCATTGCAGACCCTAACGTGGCCTACATCCTCATGATGATAGGGATTGCCGGCCTCTATTTCGAACTGGCACAGCCTGGAGCCATATTCCCAGGAGCAATTGGCGCGGTTAGTCTCCTTTTAGGGCTCTATGCACTACAGGCGCTACCAGTTAGTGCGGTTGGTCTATTACTAATCGTCCTTGGCACTGTACTATTTGTATTGGAACTTTTGATAGTCAGCCAGGGTATACTGGGGCTGTTCGGATTCATTTCCCTTGTCCTTGGCTCTCTCATGCTCTTTAAGACCGATGAAGGCGCCCTTGGCATCTCTCTTTCAGTACTCGTTCCCACCCTTTTGGGCGTAGGAAGCATGCTCTTTGCCATAGTATTTGTGGCAGCAAAGGCAACTCTATCAAGACCAAAATCAGGCAAAGAAGCGCTTATTGGGGAAAAGGGCGTAATTAAAAAGAAAATTGCAGACAATGAGTGCCTCGTTTACCTTCATGGTGAACTCTGGCGAGCTACCTGCGACCAGGAAATCCGTGAAGGCCAAGAGGTCGTCGTAACGGGAATTGATGGGTTACGATTGAAGGTCAAATAA
- a CDS encoding phosphatase PAP2 family protein — protein sequence MNLLELDKKLFFLINHSRHPVLDLIMPWMSDFKTISPILFIFFIWLLIKGTKRDRLFLIFLIIGVILTDAICARILKPLIGRPRPYLSLDHVILLKHGLYKVTNAKTALATMKMSLSWPSCHSSNVSFFGVFTALEYRWAAIAACIVIFLVSYSRIYLGAHYPSDVIGGILFGTAFAFLLRKIFTKISS from the coding sequence TTGAACCTGTTAGAGCTAGACAAAAAACTTTTTTTCCTAATAAACCATTCGAGGCACCCCGTTCTTGACCTCATAATGCCTTGGATGTCAGACTTTAAAACTATTTCTCCCATTTTATTCATATTCTTTATATGGCTATTAATTAAAGGCACTAAACGAGACAGGCTTTTCCTGATCTTTTTAATCATTGGGGTGATACTCACAGATGCAATATGTGCCAGGATCCTAAAACCACTTATTGGTAGACCAAGACCGTATCTTTCTCTAGATCATGTAATTCTCCTAAAACACGGGCTTTATAAGGTAACTAATGCAAAAACTGCCCTTGCCACTATGAAGATGAGCCTGTCATGGCCATCATGCCATTCATCTAATGTTTCATTTTTTGGCGTCTTTACAGCACTTGAATATAGATGGGCAGCTATTGCAGCTTGTATAGTCATATTTTTAGTAAGCTATTCACGAATTTATCTCGGTGCCCACTATCCATCAGATGTAATAGGAGGCATCCTTTTTGGAACTGCCTTTGCCTTTCTTCTTAGAAAAATTTTCACAAAAATCTCCTCCTAA
- a CDS encoding VanZ family protein, whose product MNLALALSIIWAGIIFGASAIPGSNLPEIGTSDTVAHFLVYFIFGILLMWWRIKQLKGVLGASMLQAVILGSVYGITDEFHQYFVPGRTPDPSDWIADTVGVLAGAIVITFGYLIVNRK is encoded by the coding sequence ATGAATTTAGCTCTTGCACTTTCAATCATATGGGCCGGCATAATCTTTGGTGCATCTGCCATACCAGGCAGTAATTTACCTGAAATTGGAACGAGTGACACCGTTGCCCACTTTCTGGTGTATTTTATCTTTGGAATCTTATTGATGTGGTGGAGGATAAAACAGTTAAAGGGGGTCTTGGGCGCATCCATGCTACAGGCAGTCATCTTAGGATCTGTCTATGGCATCACAGATGAGTTTCATCAATATTTCGTTCCAGGTCGCACTCCAGATCCATCAGACTGGATAGCAGACACTGTTGGAGTTTTAGCCGGGGCAATTGTAATAACTTTCGGATATTTGATAGTCAACAGGAAATGA